In Pochonia chlamydosporia 170 chromosome Unknown PCv3seq00019, whole genome shotgun sequence, one DNA window encodes the following:
- a CDS encoding fungal transcriptional regulatory protein (similar to Cordyceps militaris CM01 XP_006673517.1), which produces MEAVDEFPDLMASIATDIDRYVRGTLAMSTELVQTKRDLGRTKLAETVAKRRRAMKNKSLQTGGVLTVAEGRRMVQRRVDADLAAARQRVQAAEQRARNGYKRWFEATAKEALNCRRQKMKCRMETGNTCRRCQRAGLPCIFVPRANASALMVPASLPLRELQSLDVTRDLLQRVKAIEDHLGLSSIPKQINQEPKVGEIVEPWYDDEPLDKLWEASAVLERCVPGPRDGPHWRRSNIRHLWKTFHDKMPGLHFLPSKQKFSSPGPILLAAMLYCSSVRGAPEHAAIAPGYFTILCCAISQLSIPCSEIGLPLTSLEGAEEYAFQVVLGLVLAGLLNEGNIREMGIWISIAYRLLLEHCPPQVDERHCDWRRLFNGVQIVDLEVASLHLSSPVIPIEPPLAVLQVSHRDQLYRLSRMMHTGLSHFSGRGLPTIWSCFSGDVTDTNSSPDPFSPVDAAVIRDWARNLDDWLVKFTKTGDDLDSQRKTVFRQYILHRLVVLSIYHPAKSCNLRSSSISLNEQHELLVSARATLKLHYNDKSIWSNWDLVIISWAALIVIHGIEAGVGESDDLRNIWVHLDILQDTNEPIPNLRTKLAAILEQNIQRLHTLSPSVTNHMLMQPLNSGMNLDYSWQIFDQAIMSEVMDPFWLRTAEIQPNIQ; this is translated from the exons ATGGAAGCTGTCGACGAATTCCCAGACTTAATGGCTTCAATAGCTACTGATATAGATCGATATGTTCGGGGGACGCTTGCCATGAGCACGGAGCTAGTGCAAACAAAGAGAGATCTAGGGCgcaccaagttggccgagaCGGTGGCTAAGCGGCGAAGGGCAATGAAGAATAAGTCCTTACAGACAGGAGGAGTGCTTACAGTGGCAGAAGGCCGGCGTATGGTGCAGCGAAGGGTTGACGCAgatctggcggcggcaaggcaACGTGTGCAAGCAGCGGAACAACGGGCGCGCAATGGATACAAGCGGTGGTTTGAAgcaactgccaaggaagctc TTAACTGTCGTAGGCAGAAGATGAAATGCAGAATGGAGACAGGCAACACCTGTCGCAGATGTCAACGCGCTGGACTGCCTTGTATTTTCGTGCCGCGTGCCAATGCGTCCGCGTTGATGGTCCCGGCATCTCTCCCACTCAGGGAATTACAATCGTTAGATGTAACAAGAGATCTGCTCCAAAGAGTCAAAGCTATTGAGGACCATCTGGGTTTAAGCAGTATTCCAAAGCAAATAAACCAGGAGCCAAAGGTTGGAGAAATTGTAGAGCCGTGGTACGACGACGAACCCCTGGATAAGCTCTGGGAGGCGTCTGCAGTGTTGGAAAGATGTGTTCCCGGGCCACGAGATGGCCCGCATTGGCGAAGAAGCAATATAAGGCACCTCTGGAAAAC ATTCCACGACAAGATGCCTGGACTTCACTTTttgccaagcaagcaaaagtTTTCTTCTCCCGGGCCGATTCTTCTTGCGGCTATGCTTTACTGCTCAAGTGTCCGTGGTGCTCCGGAGCACGCAGCTATTGCACCTGGATACTTCACAATCTTATGCTGTGCCATCTCGCAACTTAGCATACCTTGTAGTGAGATTGGCCTGCCTCTCACAAGCCTGGAAGGGGCTGAAGAGTATGCTTTTCAGGTGGTGCTAGGGCTCGTTCTTGCCGGACTCTTGAATGAGGGCAACATTCGCGAAATGGGGATATGGATATCCATCGCATACAGACTGTTACTGGAGCACTGCCCTCCCCAAGTTGATGAGAGACACTGTGACTGGCGGAGATTATTCAACGGCGTGCAGATAGTCGACCTGGAGGTTGCGTCACTACATCTGTCTTCACCAGTCATCCCAATAGAGCCGCCTCTTGCTGTGTTGCAAGTTTCACACAGAGATCAGCTGTACCGCCTCTCCCGCATGATGCACACCGGCCTGTCGCATTTCTCCGGGCGCGGCTTGCCAACGATATGGTCTTGTTTTTCCGGCGATGTTACTGACACTAACTCTTCGCCTGACCCATTCAGCcctgttgatgctgctgtcatCCGCGACTGGGCCAGAAATCTGGATGATTGGCTGGTTAAATTCACAAAGACTGGTGATGACTTGGATTCACAGAGAAAGACCGTCTTTCGGCAGTATATCCTCCATCGATTAGTCGTTTTGTCAATCTATCACCCTGCCAAGAGCTGCAACCTGCGTTCGAGTAGCATTTCACTGAATGAACAACATGAATTACTTGTTTCGGCCCGGGCTACTCTGAAGCTACACTACAATGACAAGTCCATATGGTCAAATTGGGACTTGGTGATTATATCTTGGGCTGCTTTAATTGTCATCCACGGCATTGAGGCAGGTGTTGGCGAGTCAGATG ATTTGCGAAACATTTGGGTCCATCTGGACATTCTTCAGGACACCAACGAGCCGATTCCAAACCTGCGTACAAAGCTGGCGGCTATTCTAGAGCAGAACATACAGAGGCTGCACACGCTAAGCCCTTCTGTAACGAATCACATGCTAATGCAACCGTTGAATTCCGGCATGAACCTTGATTATTCCTGGCAGATCTTTGACCAAGCAATCATGTCCGAAGTCATGGATCCGTTTTGGCTCAGGACAGCGGAAATACAGCCCAATATCCAATAA
- a CDS encoding transposase-like protein (similar to Beauveria bassiana ARSEF 2860 XP_008602855.1), whose protein sequence is MVSYVANSSHVSRYINKEIGKQNAFGAVDNLPTAIMSSASPNPLLSAPSDKLLAPATPDSPVPLKRTLDRSPSDRAGKRAKVKGRTNKRTWDEARDPDEERGEKTRDNSYHEIWYCKHCDSAKKPNSVTTNLSRARKHLRDFHGIRVVERVEGSDLKKQQHGTITDMFGRQEERQANRNLDEEKYLVNGINIPAFEEALARLLAVRNIAHSFIEYPEFHAVILSCNYMARDVLLRSRRAVPKLLENTFALHKQGLVGKLRNCLSSMVHFTIDMWTSSEQKAAYQAIVAHFVDADTREVAQALLSLREFKGSHSGELQAKVFLEVVEEYGLSEKVGYFTMDNHDANDTMLDDIAKGIEALDPVARRLRCSGHIMNLIVQAFLSRGKAKKIQEDEQEGIDKAYERLCRQSEKEGGGKITKAQATEEWREFSVLGKLHNLCIYSRSSTSIHNDFKAKIGRALPRDNDTRWNSWFRLIDVAIERRAKFMDWIQENHAKIQKDALDHNDWNELRDIHAFLQVFTRSQYAKAERIHWMKFCPTWISSIITSHRLKVGLSATRKYYQLTEQAPVYVAGILLHPALRKSYLSEQWKRNPAWVSNAVKAVRQIWSQEHKSYQLPERQQENGQELDEFDRWRRKVYSTASEVKDEFDRFIHVSKFTACDGRTLTLSHRAHRPELGNKRPYSGGLNRPSKRTSPSSPAERIFSGARRQVTWDRCSMSANMVEACECIKSWISIPKGKNRPLLAGVFRAAKDIDAAVRILQEDLEMDKGADSDVEAGDLVL, encoded by the exons ATGGTTTCATATGTCGCCAATTCGTCTCATGTATCTAGGTACATAAACAAGGAAATTGGCAAACAAAATGCCTTCGGCGCAGTTGATAACTTGCCAACCGCAATTATGTCATCAGCTTCGCCCAATCCCTTACTATCGGCGCCTTCTGACAAGCTCCTGGCACCTGCTACGCCTGATTCACCAGTCCCCTTGAAGCGCACGTTGGATCGCTCTCCCTCTGACAGAGCTGGCAAGCGCGCTAAAGTTAAGGGCCGCACGAACAAAAGGACTTGGGACGAGGCGCGTGATCCTGACgaggagagaggagagaaaacCCGGGATAACTCATACCATGAAATTTGGTACTGCAAGCACTGCGACTCGGCCAAAAAGCCGAACTCGGTAACAACCAACCTGAGCCGAGCCCGCAAGCACCTACGGGACTTTCATGGCATCCGGGTTGTAGAGCGGGTAGAAGGGTCAGAtctgaagaagcagcaacatgGCACCATTACAGATATGTTTGGAAGGCAGGAGGAGCGCCAAGCCAATCGAAATCTTGACGAAGAAAAGTACCTGGTAAATGGTATTAACATTCCTGCATTCGAGGAAGCACTTGCTAGGCTTCTTGCGGTTCGCAACATTGCCCACTCGTTCATCGAATACCCTGAGTTTCACGCCGTTATACTCTCCTGCAACTACATGGCCCGGGACGTCCTCTTACGCAGCCGCAGAGCGGTCCCGAAGCTTCTCGAAAACACTTTCGCTCTACATAAACAAGGTCTCGTTGGGAAGCTTCGTAATTGTCTCTCATCCATGGTTCACTTCACTATTGACATGTGGACCTCATCGGAACAGAAGGCGGCATACCAGGCAATCGTGGCCCATTTTGTAGATGCAGATACAAGAGAAGTCGCCCAAGCGTTGTTGTCGCTGCGCGAGTTCAAAGGAAGCCACAGCGGGGAGTTGCAAGCCAAGGTTTTCCTAGAAGTGGTCGAAGAGTACGGTCTCAGCGAGAAAGTTGGCTACTTTACGATGGATAATCACGATGCTAACGATACCATGCTTGACGATATTGCAAAAGGCATTGAGGCTTTAGATCCGGTTGCCAGGCGACTACGCTGCAGCGGCCACATTATGAACCTCATCGTTCAAGCATTCCTCTCTCGgggcaaggcaaagaagatCCAGGAGGATGAACAAGAGGGAATTGATAAGGCGTATGAGCGACTGTGCAGACAATCCGagaaagaaggaggaggcaaAATTACGAAAGCACAGGCTACCGAGGAGTGGCGGGAGTTTAGTGTCCTGGGCAAGCTCCACAACTTGTGCATATATTCAAGAAGTTCTACCAGCATTCACAACGACTTCAAAGCCAAGATTGGCAGGGCCTTGCCGAGGGACAATGATACACGTTGGAACTCATGGTTTCGCCTTATTGATGTGGCTATTGAGAGGCGCGCCAAGTTCATGGATTGGATCCAAGAAAATCATGCCAAAATACAGAAAGACGCACTGGACCACAACGATTGGAACGAACTCAGAGATATCCATGCCTTTTTACAGGTATTCACCAGATCTCAGTACGCCAAGGCCGAGAGAATACACTGGATGAAGTTCTGTCCCACATGGatttcctccatcatcacttcACACAGACTCAAAGTCGGGCTTTCAGCAACCCGC AAGTATTACCAGCTTACCGAACAAGCCCCCGTGTACGTGGCCGGGATTCTCCTCCACCCAGCACTCCGAAAGAGCTATCTGAGTGAGCAGTGGAAGAGAAATCCAGCCTGGGTTAGCAATGCAGTGAAGGCTGTAAGGCAGATTTGGTCGCAGGAGCACAAAAGCTACCAGCTCCCAGAGAGGCAACAGGAGAATGGgcaagagcttgatgagtttgatcgctggaggaggaaggtATACAGCACAGCGAGTGAGGTGAAGGATGAATTTGATCGTTTCATCCATGTAAGTAAATTTACAGCGTGTGATGGACGGACGTTGACGCTTTCTCACAGGGCTCACAGGCCGGAATTGGGCAACAAACGGCCTTACAGTGGTGGCTTGAACCGACCCAGCAAGCGAActtccccctcctctccc GCAGAGCGAATCTTCTCGGGCGCGAGACGGCAGGTCACGTGGGACAGATGCAGTATGTCTGCGAATATGGTAGAGGCATGCGAGTGCATCAAGAGCTGGATAAGCATTCCAAAGGGGAAAAACAGGCCACTTCTTGCTGGGGTGTTTAGGGCAGCAAAGGATATAGACGCGGCCGTAAGGATACTGCAGGAAGATTTAGAAATGGACAAGGGGGCGGACAGTGATGTCGAAGCTGGGGACTTGGTACTATAG